A genomic window from Gossypium hirsutum isolate 1008001.06 chromosome D10, Gossypium_hirsutum_v2.1, whole genome shotgun sequence includes:
- the LOC121222471 gene encoding E3 ubiquitin-protein ligase DIS1, which yields MASGNPFFDDLRSKPEVIDLPQNEDRLDSESVNEPTQTATKPNLIVSSNVRELLECPVCLNAMYPPIHQCLNGHTLCSGCKPRVHNRCPTCRHELGNIRCLALEKVAASLELPCKYQSYGCVGIYPYYSKLKHESQCSYRPYSCPYAGSECTVVGDIPFLVAHLKDDHKVDMHSGSTFNHRYVKSNPHEVGNATWMLTVFSCFGQYFCLHFEAFQLGMAPVYIAFLRFMGDDDEAKNYSYSLEVGGNGRKLIWQGVPRSIRDSHRKVRDSFDGLIIQRNMALFFSGGDRKELKLRVTGRIWKEQ from the exons ATGGCATCTGGGAATCCTTTTTTTGATGACTTGCGGAGCAAGCCTGAGGTTATTGATCTTCCACAGAACGAAGACCGTTTGGATAGTGAGTCCGTGAATGAACCTACTCAAACTGCAACAAAACCGAATTTGATTGTGTCTAGCAATGTTCGTGAACTGTTGGAATGCCCTGTTTGCTTAAATGCAATGTACCCACCAATTCATCAG TGCCTAAATGGGCACACATTGTGTTCTGGTTGCAAGCCAAGAGTGCACAATCGGTGCCCCACATGCAGGCATGAGCTTGGGAATATTAGATGTCTTGCATTGGAGAAGGTCGCTGCATCTCTTGAGCTTCCCTGTAAATATCAAAGTTATGGGTGCGTAGGCATATATCCCTATTACAGCAAACTAAAACATGAGTCCCAGTGTTCGTATAGACCATATAGTTGCCCTTACGCTGGGTCAGAATGCACAGTCGTTGGTGATATTCCTTTTCTTGTGGCTCACCTGAAAGATGATCACAAAGTTGACATGCACAGTGGCAGCACCTTTAACCATCGTTATGTCAAATCAAATCCGCATGAGGTTGGAAATGCTACATGGATGTTGACG GTTTTCAGTTGCTTTGGTCAGTACTTTTGCCTGCATTTCGAAGCCTTCCAACTTGGGATGGCTCCTGTTTATATAGCATTCTTGCGGTTTATGGGTGATGATGACGAGGCAAAGAACTACAGCTACAGCCTTGAGGTGGGTGGGAATGGGAGGAAGTTGATTTGGCAAGGGGTTCCAAGGAGCATACGAGACAGTCATCGAAAGGTTCGTGACAGTTTTGATGGTCTCATCATCCAACGCAACATGGCATTGTTCTTCTCGGGAGGAGACAGAAAGGAGTTGAAGCTTAGAGTAACAGGAAGGATATGGAAAGAGCAGTGA